A single genomic interval of Coccidioides posadasii str. Silveira chromosome 1, complete sequence harbors:
- a CDS encoding uncharacterized protein (EggNog:ENOG410PFMG~COG:E~BUSCO:6019at33183): MRISHRLPPISSKHLLPDRGLVISPSRAFSPLSPAYHFSSSVRKMSSTPATSDPFRPAKRVAGQRKDVWSIAREAANASPVQPVVNMGQGFFGYNPPEFILNAAKNELDKVVSNQYAPTKGNPRLKQAIATAYSPFFGKKIDPESEVVITSGANEGMLSAFMGFVEPGDEVIIFEPFFDQYISNIEMPGGTIRYVPLHPPKDGSKRKTKASEWSIDFDELEKTFNEKTRMIVLNTPHNPVGKVLSREELERIAALCIKYNTIIVSDEVYDRLYYVPFTRIATLSPQVAERTLTVGSAGKNFYATGWRVGYLIGPEHLIKYVAAAHTRICYSSVAPLQAAAAIGFEEADKVGFWDQSRQEMRGKIERFCEVFDELNIPYTDPDGGYFVLANMASVKIPENYSFPPHIESRPRDFKLFWFLAMEVGVGTIPPTEFYTDANAHIGEDWIRFSICKPDEDLEEAKKRLRGLQKYIVR; this comes from the exons CAGACCGTGGGCTCGTCATAAGTCCTTCTCGCGCATTCTCCCCGCTAAGTCCGGCGTACCATTTCTCCAGCTCGGTCAGAAAAATGTCTTCCACACCAGCGACCTCCGATCCTTTCCGCCCTGCAAAAAGGGTTGCTGGTCAGCGGAAAGATGTTTG GTCAATTGCCCGCGAAGCCGCCAATGCGTCCCCTGTTCAACCTGTCGTGAACATGGGACAAGGTTTCTT TGGCTATAATCCCCCTGAATTTATCCTTAATGCTGCGAAAAATGAGCTTGACAAAGTGGTATCGAACCAATATGCGCCAACAAAA GGGAACCCACGGCTGAAGCAGGCCATTGCCACCGCTTACTCTCCCTTCTTTGGCAAAAAGATTGATCCAGAGAGCGAAGTGGTGATTACCAGCGGAGCAAACGAAG GCATGCTCAGCGCGTTTATGGGTTTTGTGGAACCGGGTGATGAAGTCATCATCTTCGAACCGTTTTTCGACCA ATATATTAGCAACATTGAAATGCCAGGGGGTACTATTAGATACGTGCCCTTACATCCACCGAAAGATGGCTCAAAGAGGAAAACAAAGGCATCCGAATGGTCCATCGATTTCGATGAGCTCGAAAAGACTTTCAACGAGAAAACTAGGATGATA GTCTTGAATACACC ACATAATCCAGTCGGTAAGGTCCTGTCTCGCGAAGAACTCGAGAGGATTGCCGCCCTTTGCATCAAGTACAACACAATTATTGTCTCTGATGAGGTGTACGACCGGCTCTACTACGTGCCGTTTACCCGCATCGCAACTCTTTCACCCCAAGTTGCCGAGCGCACCCTCACTGTGGGCTCTGCGGGCAAAAATTTCTACGCGACTGGCTGGCGTGTAGGGTATCTCATTGGACCCGAGCACCTCATTAAATACGTCGCCGCTGCACATACGCGAATCTGTTACAGCAGCGTTGCTCCCCTCCAAGCAGCAGCCGCCATTGGGTTTGAGGAGGCGGACAAGGTTGGCTTCTGGGACCAAAGCAGGCAAGAAATGCGTGGGAAGATAGAGAGATTCTGTGAAGTCTTTGATGAGTTGAACATTCCG TATACGGACCCAGACGGCGGATACTTTGTGCTGGCGAACATGGCTTCTGTGAAAATCCCAGAGAATTATTCGTTCCCACCACACATTGAAAGCCGGCCCCGGGACTTTAAATTGTTCTGGTTCCTAGCAATGGAGGTCGGCGTGGGGACCATCCCACCCACGGAATTCTACACAGATGCCAATGCGCACATTGGAGAAGACTGGATCCGATTCTCGATTTGCAAGCCGGATGAGGATCTGGAAGAGGCCAAGAAGCGATTGCGAGGATTGCAGAAGTACATTGTTCGATAA